From a region of the Streptomyces venezuelae genome:
- a CDS encoding GAF domain-containing sensor histidine kinase, translated as MRLDELLDELQARIDEVRGTRDRVHSLLEAVVSVGRELDLAQVLRRIVEAAALLVDAEYGALGVIGPDGRTLSQFLTVGLTDEEIAEIGPLPAGHGLLGEVIHHPEPLRLTDLGAHSSSYGFPAHHPPMRTFLGVPIRVREEVFGNLYLTDKRGGIDFDTEDETVISTLSVAAGVAIDNARLYEGSQRQQRWLRANAEITESLLSGSSRPTVLELIARRAQEITAARLADIAMPVPGIDGLVVEFAADADGAERQGLVVPFAGTLAGAAHLAGKPVTAVQAWADEHYPAESQIQEGLGPAVAVPLGTAGGESRGVLLLARPAGEPAFGEGELEPLVAFAGQAALALELAERRRDAEQIALLEERDRIARDLHDLAIQRLFATGMTLQSAARLVEHEGAAERVGRAVDDLDETIKIIRSTIFGLRTKDRESGPGLRARAARAVGDAATALGHPPRLSMEGLLDTDVPPQIADHVMAVLGELLSNAARHAQATRVGVTLKAGQGEIVLTVSDNGTGIPAQGRRSGLLNLDERARSLGGSFSHETPGDGGTRLVWRAPLPTGG; from the coding sequence ATGCGGCTGGACGAGCTGCTGGACGAGCTCCAAGCGCGCATCGACGAGGTGCGGGGCACCCGGGACCGGGTGCACAGCCTCCTGGAAGCCGTAGTGTCGGTGGGGCGGGAGCTGGATCTCGCCCAGGTGCTCCGGCGGATCGTGGAGGCGGCAGCCCTGCTCGTCGACGCCGAGTACGGCGCTCTGGGAGTGATCGGCCCCGACGGCCGGACTCTCTCACAGTTCCTGACCGTGGGGCTCACGGATGAGGAGATCGCCGAGATCGGTCCCTTGCCGGCCGGCCACGGCCTGCTCGGGGAGGTCATCCACCACCCGGAACCGCTGCGCCTGACGGATCTCGGCGCGCACTCCTCTTCCTACGGCTTTCCGGCCCATCACCCACCCATGCGCACCTTCCTCGGTGTGCCGATCCGGGTCCGCGAGGAGGTGTTCGGCAATCTCTACCTGACCGACAAGCGCGGCGGGATCGACTTCGACACCGAGGACGAGACGGTCATCTCCACCCTGTCGGTGGCGGCGGGTGTCGCGATCGACAACGCGCGGCTCTACGAGGGCTCTCAGCGCCAGCAGCGGTGGCTCAGGGCCAATGCGGAGATCACCGAGAGCCTGCTGTCCGGCAGCTCCCGCCCGACGGTACTGGAGCTCATCGCCCGCCGCGCACAAGAGATCACCGCGGCACGCCTCGCTGACATCGCCATGCCCGTGCCGGGTATCGACGGCCTGGTCGTGGAGTTCGCGGCCGATGCGGACGGAGCCGAGCGGCAAGGTCTCGTCGTCCCCTTCGCGGGCACGCTCGCAGGAGCGGCGCACCTGGCCGGCAAACCCGTCACAGCGGTGCAAGCCTGGGCCGACGAGCACTATCCCGCAGAGTCCCAGATTCAGGAAGGGTTGGGGCCCGCCGTGGCAGTCCCGTTGGGCACCGCGGGCGGCGAAAGCAGAGGTGTCCTGCTGCTCGCGCGCCCGGCGGGAGAACCGGCGTTCGGCGAGGGAGAGCTGGAGCCCCTCGTCGCCTTCGCAGGTCAGGCCGCGCTCGCCTTGGAGCTGGCGGAGCGGCGCCGGGACGCCGAGCAGATAGCACTCCTGGAGGAGCGCGACCGGATCGCCCGCGACCTGCACGACCTGGCCATCCAGCGGCTCTTCGCCACCGGCATGACCCTGCAGAGCGCTGCCCGGCTCGTCGAGCACGAAGGGGCGGCCGAGAGGGTCGGCCGGGCCGTCGACGACCTGGACGAAACGATCAAGATCATCCGGTCGACGATCTTCGGGCTGCGCACCAAGGACCGCGAGAGCGGCCCTGGGCTGCGGGCGCGCGCCGCCCGTGCCGTCGGCGACGCGGCCACCGCCCTCGGCCACCCGCCGCGTCTGAGCATGGAGGGCCTGCTCGACACCGACGTACCTCCACAGATCGCCGACCACGTCATGGCTGTGCTGGGCGAGCTGCTCAGCAACGCCGCCCGCCACGCACAGGCGACCCGGGTCGGAGTGACCCTCAAGGCCGGCCAGGGCGAGATCGTACTGACCGTCTCGGACAACGGGACAGGTATTCCGGCTCAAGGCCGCAGAAGCGGCCTGCTCAACCTCGACGAGCGGGCGCGGAGCCTGGGCGGCTCCTTCAGTCACGAGACTCCGGGTGACGGGGGTACAAGGCTCGTCTGGCGGGCTCCCCTCCCCACCGGGGGCTGA